Part of the Manis javanica isolate MJ-LG chromosome 9, MJ_LKY, whole genome shotgun sequence genome, ACTGAACTGTAAATGGGGTTAATTACATCGTTAAATCTCAATGAGGTAGCACAAGTTTCAGCATTTTCTCATGTTCTCTTATCTCACACAAAGAAGCACAACTCATGGCAATAGGCAAAGAGAATATTTCTAATCCTGATCAGAAACAAAGTTGTTTGATCAATTTTGTGAAGACACTTCAAATATATTTACTAATAAAGACAACcaacattcttttactttttatttgcatttatcttaTGCTGAATTTAATCCCGGGCCATAAGTTTCTGTTTCTTGAGTTTCTTCTGGGatatctggggaaagaaaaaaaaaaggactgctAAATTCCTGAGAAATGCACACTATGACATCATTAAAGAGTGTAAACTTCAAACAAAAAGGGAGTCCTTTGGCACAGAGACTGAGGAGGAAATTAGAGTAAGGTGGGGAGAGTTTATGCTAAAAACTGGAGGCAGGTAGTCCAGCTGATTATAAGGACCAAGTAGTCACAAGGATGGAGAATATTTAAGTGATAGCAATTGATAACAAGTCAAATCATTAGACATAAAGGGAAGAGCATCCAGAATCACCCTAAATTATTTATAGAACTGAATGCAATTACTGAAAACAAGCTCAGATTTTGGGGGAGAAGAGCAGaatccattttccccacaggctGCATATTAAGGCTATGGACATTTTTGTGGGGCCATCAGCAGACAATCATACAGTTCTCATGTACTTAATACAAAGTTACTGCTATCAGGAAACAAATGAGACCTATGAAAGCCAAATAGAGTAAAAGAGGTTGCCAGTTGCTCAGAatagttttctttcattgttattcCAAAGGTGTCCTAAGTCAGTCATCAcagcaaccacaaatctaattaTCATACACAAATTGAACTTGAGCAAGTACTAAGTAATTTACCTTTTTCTTCTGTGCAACTTCCTCTTCTGGTTTAGGCACAATCTGCTCTTTTTCAGTAAGGATCATTTCAATGTGGCAGGGAGAGCTCATATATGGGTTGATCCGACCATGAGCTCTGTAAGTTCTGCGCCGCATCTTGGGGGCTTTGTTCACCTGGATATGCTCAATGACCAAAGAATCTACATCTAAACCCTGGGAAGAGAGGAGGGGGGGCACAAAATCAGGTTAGTATCTTTATCTTACAACCATAAACAGCATCATTAGAAAAAAGTTCCCCCATTTTTGAAAGGCAACTCTTAAAAAGACTTTAAGTAGCTTATTTGTTCATGTAGTTGTCCGCTTTCATCTTTATTCTAAGTAACTACACCAAAATGCAACGCTAAATGAATGTTGTATGTAAGTGGCCTCCCTACAGGTTTTTAAGAGTAGGATTATGAGATCTGATGGTTACCATTTCTAAACCTTGATGATAAACAGGATTTTAGCAGGATGGCTTAGCAGCTAGAAGGATTATCACCAGAGACCTTCATTGATTCTAGCTATGGCCCAGATTTCAAAATGCAAAGGGTAATTAATGGATATGCCCCAAATGGATAAGCTGTATGCTTTGTGGACTACATCATCACTTTTAACTGAAACTTATCATGTCTCTCCATTATGAGGCAGGCAACAAGCCACGTTAATCATTGCTAATGCAACCACTTTGTTAACTATACCTGTTCCTTTGTAAtagtattttactatttatttaaaaatattattctgtgACAGGGTTCACAAACCATACTACCATAAAGACCATCCGCATAAGGTTACAAACCCTTAGGTACACAAAAAATATGGTTCTTTCCTATGTGTATTAGGATTACAGTGGAAAAATAGTTAAGCTTTAGACTTGAAGAGACTGTGAACCATGCATCTgaaaatttttagaaacaaaattttgGTCTGCTGGAAATAGAAGGTAGagacttggaaaaaaaattttttttttaaacaggaagtTTAGTTACTGAGAAAGGACACTCAAGAACTacatctgaaatgcaacatacacaTAAAGATGTTAATGGTTTGGGTACCTTAAGCTCAGCATTACTCTCTGCATTTTTAAGCATGTGCAGTAAAAATTCAGCACTCTTTTTGGGCCACCGACCCTGTGTCCATCCCCACTGTTTGGCCTGAAAGAAAACGAAGAGAACCTATTAATCATTTCCTGTGATTTAAATCAATGTTACAAACAAGACAAGGTTGCTCAGAACATAGTTTTTTTCATGGTTAATCCAAAGGTGTCCTAAGATTGTCATCACAGCAACCAGAGCAAGCCTAATTCAGAGAGATCCTAGACATTCTTATTGTGTCCAATCACATTCCCTTACAATGTCTCTTCAAATGGCAACCACGAACTCTCACCTGGGCACACCTACCAACTCCACCATTGTAGCGACGGAATGGCACACACTGCTTCTGCAAGGTGACATCCTTCAGATACTTGGTAGCTTTTCGGATATGCATACCTTTGATGGCCTGGGCAGTTTCACGCGTGTTCTAAGTATAATAATATAAACGGTAAGTCACCCATGTTAAAGGAATACAATTTTTACAGTAACACATTAAATTCTCATGAAATGTCAACACGTATCAACAGCTAAGACCTTTCCGTTCTTGAGAGGCGAGCTAATtcagtgaggaaaaagaaaaatctgtcatCGAGCCAAAGAAGCTTGAAGGTAGGGAAAAATGATTCCCAACTTCCATTTATTCACTTTAACTCCATCATCTTATAACTACAATTTAATGTCCCATATCTTCCTGTATACTAGGTTCTCAAGCAGTTCTCCAGTAGTTTTACCCAATTCCACAAATCCTAAATCAAACTGCTCACTAAACACCGATATCAATGTCTGAAAGGTAGTTGCTCagaattcattaattttcatgGTAAGTCCAAAGGTGTCCTAAGAAACACATCACTGCAGCTACCTTTCTAGAATGGCAACAAGTACTACCTGGACTCTTAGTGCATGATGATGATTCACATACCTTAAAGTGAACACGAAGATTTGAGCCTCTTGATTtgcatgctaaaaaaaaaattattttagttaagTTTGGGTGTCTTACTGTTTCATACCCCAAAGTAAGAAATATCTATCTCCTGTTCACTTACATTTTGTGGGGTTTTCTGGGTCAAGTGAATAGCGAACCATTTTTGGAGATCACCTGGGAGCACACAGGTAATTCTGTCAATACATTTTTACAATAACTTATACAGTTTAAATATGTTAAACACTACCAGCTGCTCAGAGAGTAGCTCGTTTCATGGTTAATACAAATGCCATCATCGCAGCCAACCCTTTTCGCCATCCAATGCTTTCTTCCCCTTTGCATCTACCAGTGACTACAGCAGTGCTGACACAAACTAGTGACAAGGATCTCACAGCCTTCTCTTTAGCCTTTGGAGGGAAATACAGCCTGTTTTAATCCAATTCTGATCCATCAGGTGTAAAATGATGTGCTGGCATGGGAGAACTCAACCACAGCCCTCCCTCCACGTGTTTCCCTCTACAGAAACCCTTTACTCACATTGCTCACAGAAAATGCAGTCTTCCCGTACTTTTAGAATAATCACGTTAAGCGTCACTGAACTTGAAACGCTTATTACGTTCAAATGAGTTCAAACTACGACCTGACTTTATTTTTCATAACTTTCTACTCGGTCATCACTCACGGCGAGACGCTGGACCCCCCGTGTCGGAGACCGCCTAGAGCACAGGCCGTCCGTTCCCCGCCAGCCCCACCCACGCCCACCGCGTCCCTCAGCGGGTCGTAGAGCCCGACGGCCCCGGTGCACCAAGTAGGGCGCTCGGACACATCCCCTGCCATAGAGACACCGCCTTCAGTGACGAATCAGCTACACAGGGAGTCTTCCTCCCGAGATCATGTTGATCGGGACCACTAAGGCCACGATGGCGACGATGATCCGAGGATTCCCCACTCGGAGACACCAGAGTAAAACTCACCTCAGGCCGCATACGTGAAGAGGAAGAGCGGTGGCTGCTGGGAGAACTCATGAGAACTCGTCCTCTCGCGAGATTTCCAGCTGAAGAAAGATTTGAAGcgaggaaaagaaagggagtgTGGAGTACGTTTTAGAAGATCGGTAAACGAATTGCTCCTTTAGAGACTGTctcaaaattctttgtattttgtattcAGAAGTAAAGTTAAggattttaaatatctatgaatTAAAAACAGGTTTATAGTTCTAGGACAAGACTACATATCGTTAGATATACACTAGACATTTTTTCGCCAACATTTGATTTGATTATGAGATCATCTACCCCTGAAAGTCGTCTGTAAGTGGAGAATTACGAAGATGCAAAGGATGGGACGTAATTACGGTAATCAGAAAATTTTCAGGATAAGAATTCACTCAGTCAGTTGTAGTGTATCTTGTGTTAAGGATAAGCTAACTGAAGGGTCTGGTTCAAGAGCAGGGTCTGGTTTCCCCCTTCCTCTTCTAGATCTTTATCTGGCAGAGAAAAACTCCTGGGCAGTATCTTAGCTGTCTTCCATACCGAAGTCATCTGTCTGGTTATTCCTTCTCAGCCATTGTCGGTGTTAGCACTTAGCATTAGGTCTTCTATTTCATGAGCCATCACTCCAGGCAGATCCAAATTCCAAGTGAATGAACTCTGGACAATGTTCTAGAGACCCTTCGTTCCTTGACCTCAGTTCCAGACACCTCACTCCCAGGTCCCTCTCCTGGACTCAACTTCCATTGCCAAGTGATGGGTTCCACGGTCTTTTCCTCAGTAATTCCCATAGTTCACGTGGCTTCAACTGCAGGATGAGAACTTCCAAATTAAGGTCTCTCCTCCCTATGTCTCTAGTTAATCCCAGATAATCAAATTGCTCCCTGGACATCTTTCCTTGCAGGTCAGGAGACGAATATTTGAAACCTAAAGCACCATGATTATCTCCTCCCCCAGATCCTTCTTTTCTATTACATATCAATAAGGATAACAGCGAATGCTTTGAAAAGCTTACTGGGTTCCAGGAactattttacatgtatttcctCAATTAATCGTTTGGTGAACTGTTGAAAAagattattatttccattttatgaagATGAAATTGAGACAAAGGAATTAAGGAACTTCTCCAAAATCTCATAGTTAGAAAGTGACCAATTTGTAAGCAAAGGCAAGTCCCAATGACCAGTTCATCATCACCAGGCAATCTTacctctcccctgccctcctcagTGGCTTTTCTGGACACCTAGGTTCCTAAAGGAAAAAGCTGGGGAAAAATTTTCTCTCTTCAGCTCTTTGTAACACAAGTACTTAACAAAATCTAGATATCACCAGAGTCTTCTCAGTGGTCTTCTTGCCTCCCTCACCTGGAGCCCACCAATATATCCTCCATATTTCTGACAGAATCATTTTTCTAAATCAGCTGCCAAAATGGTCAtgtcattttctattttccatttttttctgtggcTCCTGTTCTAAGTTACTGGCGGTGGCTTAAGAGCTCTTCGTGATCTGACTGTCGCCTTCTCCatctcttactctttctttctccttcccctgcACTTTCCTCCTATTCTCTGATTTTAGGAAGAGATCAAACCTATGCTTAAAAATAGACATGGCTCCATAGACAATTCTGTGCCAGCCAACACTGGATTAGATTAGAAGGAATTCAAGCTGTGGTCTAATGTCATAAGAaacacatatttggtcattcagatgaccaaatatatatttctcaggtATATCTGGTttttatccacagttcctgaaaacactgtggAGCCTTATTGGTGAAATGGGTGCCTTGCcttgttaatgagagacttttggaacCCCCCACCCCAAGGACAGggactggaggttgaatcagccaatggccaatgatttaatcaatcatgactatgcaatgaagccctcacaaaacccctgagaagatcTTACGGCTCTCTTCACTCTTGGATCCTTCCTCTCTGTTAGAACTTCTGttcttggggaaccagaacgcctcCACATGCCAcgaagccaggccccaagctctaaGAGGATAGAAGCtcttttatttgggaccttgccctatggatctcttcatctggctgttaactggtatcctttattaagctggtaaaagtgttttcctgagtttcgTGAgtcgctctagcaaattaatcaaacctaaaagagaggtcatgggaacctccaatcagCAGCCAGTAGGTCAGaggcacaggtaactgcctgggacTTGTGAATGTTTTCTGGAGTGGTGGAGGGCAGTTTTGTAGGACAAAGCCCGCCtgtaacctggggaatctggtgccatCTCCAGGCAGatggcatcagaattgagttcttgtATACCATGCTGGTGTtccagaattgcttggtgttctccccctacacacacacacacactgggatgAGTTATACTACCATTGCTGGTGTATAATATACTACTACTGCTCTCATACTGTTgtgaaggaaggaaaacacaAGCCTTTGGGGATTACTGTATGTCTTTTTGAGGGAATGGCTTATCTTTTAGAGCCTCagtgatttgattttcttttaatatttaaattgtatttgatatatatatagatatttccTTCAATATgttgtttaattcattttaattttattgtatatactgTGCAGAAATCATAATTATTAAAACAATAGTGAATATCTGTGAGGAATAGAACACCATATTATCAAATCCGCCATGGTGCCTGATGGAGCCCCTCTACACTCCCTTTCCTTTGACATGCAAGTATTCTTTAGATAATATCCAGCTTGCAACAATTAACATTGTTCCCCGGGGCAGGACTCCTTGCTCTAAATTATTCCAGAAGTAATACTTGGACATCAGTCCTTGCTCCATTGTGTACACAGTGGTCCTGCATCTcgccccttcctcctggccttccCCTGCACATAAAGCCTTCCTCCTTGACTGTGTAAATTAGCATCCCTAAACCCAAAGCAATGCTTCTATAGGTAAGATCTCCTCCATAAGTCTCCATAGAATTCAGGTTGGACTTGTCAGCCTCTTTCTTTGTTCTCGTAGCCCTTTCGGGAGCCAGTTTGCTTATACCTTCCCAAGTGGAAAAGTGAACCACAAATAGGGTGAATCCTTAGCAatcaatttatttgtttattcatccatccagTAAGTATTGAACTCTTATTGTATGCCTGCCACTGCCAAATGCTGTGCTATAACAAGTATTAGGAGATTCCCTAACCTCAAGGAACCTGGGGGTTTGGGATGAGGGTAGGGATAAGGGAAATGGGAACTTGGAGGTGAACAGCTAATTAAAATACAGTGTGAAACTGCTGAAGTAGGGCGAGCTTTGGTGACTTTACAGCACTCAGGGTGGGAAACCCCTGAGTAGACGACATGGTAGCTGCACAGTGAATGACCAGAGGGAGCTAGCTGGCAGCAGCAGAAAGAGGGATATGATTATTGTGTCCATCAGAAAATTCTGTTACAGGATGTACAGGTGTTTGGGTTCCTTTTATGTGTAGGTGGGGGGAAATCAGGGGGAGTGGTGAACCTGATCTTGAAGGATTCTATATATGTCTTCcaagaagttttaaatttatctCAGGGTCAATGAGgggcttttatttttacttccacTCACCTGTAACAGGCCATGAAAAGGTAAATCCTGAGTTAACTAGCtgaggaagaaatgaaacaaa contains:
- the RPL17 gene encoding large ribosomal subunit protein uL22; translation: MVRYSLDPENPTKSCKSRGSNLRVHFKNTRETAQAIKGMHIRKATKYLKDVTLQKQCVPFRRYNGGVGRCAQAKQWGWTQGRWPKKSAEFLLHMLKNAESNAELKGLDVDSLVIEHIQVNKAPKMRRRTYRAHGRINPYMSSPCHIEMILTEKEQIVPKPEEEVAQKKKISQKKLKKQKLMARD